A genomic window from Anguilla rostrata isolate EN2019 chromosome 14, ASM1855537v3, whole genome shotgun sequence includes:
- the LOC135239860 gene encoding protein Red-like has protein sequence MCSSPTHVLITPQLTNWAHMDMSQRKTLNVQLNRMMSNNDNGEQFGKIPPAVRPPADTPSGQAPNRYPQRSGPQQIPPAREREREREREREREERDRDEKRRDR, from the exons ATGTGCTCTTCTCCAACGCATGTTTTAATCACACCACAGCTCACCAATTGGGCTCACAtggacatgagtcagaggaagacacttaatgtgcagctcaacaggatGATGTCCAACAATGACAATGGAGAACAATtt GGAAAG ATACCCCCAGCGGTCAGGCCCCCAGCAGATACCCCCAGCGGTCAGGCCCCCAACAGATACCCCCAGCGGTCAGGCCCCCAGCAGATACCCCCAGCG agagagagagagagagagagagagagagagagagagagagaggagagagacagagacgagaagagaagagacaga